In Harmonia axyridis chromosome 6, icHarAxyr1.1, whole genome shotgun sequence, a single window of DNA contains:
- the LOC123682560 gene encoding myosin heavy chain, muscle isoform X9, which produces MPKAPAGQEDEDPTPYLFVSLEQKRIDQTKPYDAKKSCWVPDEKEGFVLGEIKGTKGDLVTVGVPGGETKDFKKEQVTQVNPPKYEKAEDMSNLTYLNDASVLHNLKQRYYAKLIYTYSGLFCVAINPYKRFPVYTNRCAKLYRGKRRNEVPPHIFAISDGAYVNMLTNNENQSMLITGESGAGKTENTKKVIAYFATVGASSKKPTEEEKKKGTLEDQVVQTNPVLEAFGNAKTVRNDNSSRFGKFIRIHFGPTGKLAGADIETYLLEKARVISQQTLERSYHIFYQMMSGAVPGLKESCLLSNNIMDYYFISQGKTTIPNVDDGEECTLTDQAFDVLGFTQEEKDNIYKITASVMHMGCMKFKQRGREEQAEPDGTEGGEQVAKLLGIDQNALYQALCKPRIKVGNEFVTQGRNVNQVSYSVGAMSKAMFDRLFKFLVKKCNETLDTKQKRQHFIGVLDIAGFEIFDFNGFEQLCINFTNEKLQQFFNHHMFVLEQEEYTREGIHWEFIDFGMDLLACIELIEKPMGILSILEEESMFPKATDRTFEEKLNTNHLGKSPNFLKPKPPKPGQQAAHFAIGHYAGNVPYNITGWLEKNKDPLNDTVVDLYKKGTNKLLVEIFADHPGQSGSAADAKGGRGKKGGGFATVSSAYKEQLNNLMTTLRSTQPHFVRCIIPNEMKQPGVIDSHLVMHQLTCNGVLEGIRICRKGFPNRMVYPDFKLRYKILNPAAVTKESDPKKCAGHILDATGLDPENYRLGHTKVFFRAGVLGQMEELRDERLGKIVTWMQSWARGYLSRKEFKKLQEQRLALQVCQRNLRKYLKLRTWPWYKLWQKVRPLLNVTRIEDEIAKLEEKAKKAEEAYERESKAKKELEGLYSKLLAEKTELLNSLEGEKGSLSETQERANKLQAQKNDLESQLQETQDRLSQEEDARNQLNQQKKKLEQEIGGYKKDVEDLELNLQKAEQDKATKEHQIRNLNDEIAHQDELINKLNKEKKLSGENNQKISEELQAAEDKVNHLNKVKAKLEQTLDELEDSLEREKKLRGDVEKSKRKVEGDLKLTQEAVADLERNKKELEQTIQRKDKEISSLTAKLEDEQSVVGKLQKQIKELQSRIEELEEEVEAERQARAKAEKQRADLARELEELGERLEEAGGATSAQIELNKKREAELAKLRRDLEESNIQHESTLANLRKKHNDAVSEMGEQIDQLNKLKAKAEKEKAQYFGELNDLRASVDHLANEKAAVEKVSKQLSQQLNDVQAKLDETNRTLNDFDAAKKKLSIENSDLLRQLEEAESQVSQLSKIKVSLTTQLEDTKRLADEEGRERATLLGKFRNLEHDLDNIREQVEEEAEAKADIQRQLSKANAEAQLWRQKYESEGIARSEELEEAKRKLQARLAEAEETIESLNQKVVALEKTKQRLATEVEDLQLEVDRANAIANAAEKKQKAFDKIIGEWKLKVDDLAAELDASQKECRNYSTELFRLKGAYEEGQEQLEAVRRENKNLADEVKDLLDQIGEGGRNIHEIEKARKRLEAEKDELQAALEEAEAALEQEENKVLRAQLELSQVRQEIDRRIQEKEEEFENTRKNHQRALDSMQASLEAEAKGKAEALRMKKKLEADINELEIALDHANKANAEAQKTIKRYQQQLKDTQTALEEEQRARDEAREQLGISERRANALQNELEESRTLLEQADRARRQAEQELGDAHEQLNDLSAQNSSLSAAKRKLESELQTLHSDLDELLNEAKNSEEKAKKAMVDAARLADELRAEQDHAQTQEKLRKALETQIKDLQVRLDEAEANALKGGKKAIQKLEQRVRELENELDGEQRRHADAQKNLRKSERRIKELSFQAEEDRKNHERMQDLVDKLQQKIKTYKRQIEEAEEIAALNLAKFRKAQQELEEAEERADLAEQAISKFRAKGRAPSVTRGASPAPRQRALDGLGGTFPPRFDLANEDF; this is translated from the exons ATGCCTAAAGCACCAGCAGGTCAAGAAGACGAAGATCCAACCCCATACTTGTTCGTATCTCTCGAACAGAAACGTATTGACCAGACTAAGCCCTATGATGCCAAGAAATCATGCTGGGTACCGGACGAGAAGGAAGGTTTTGTCCTTGGAGAGATCAAGGGTACCAAAGGAGACCTTGTCACCGTTGGTGTTCCTGGAGGAGAG ACCAAGGACTTCAAGAAGGAGCAAGTAACTCAAGTCAACCCACCTAAGTACGAAAAAGCCGAGGATATGTCAAACTTGACATACCTCAACGATGCTTCAGTTTTACATAACTTGAAGCAAAGATATTATGCTAAGCTTATCTAT ACCTACTCAGGGCTTTTCTGTGTTGCTATTAACCCCTACAAGCGTTTCCCTGTATATACCAACCGTTGTGCCAAGTTATACCGTGGTAAAAGGCGTAATGAAGTACCACCACACATCTTCGCCATTTCTGATGGTGCTTATGTCAACATGTTGACCA ACAATGAAAATCAATCTATGTTGATTAC TGGTGAGTCTGGTGCTGGTAAAACTGAAAACACGAAAAAGGTAATTGCCTACTTCGCCACCGTTGGTGCTTCATCCAAGAAGCCCACtgaagaagaaaagaagaagGGTACTCTTGAAGATCAAGTTGTACAAACTAACCCTGTACTTGAAGCTTTCGGTAACGCCAAGACAGTGCGTAACGACAACTCTTCTCGTTTC GGTAAATTCATCCGTATTCACTTCGGTCCTACTGGTAAACTTGCTGGTGCTGATATTGAAACTT ATCTACTTGAGAAGGCTCGTGTCATCTCCCAGCAAACTCTTGAAAGATCTTACCACATTTTCTACCAGATGATGTCTGGTGCCGTTCCTGGACTTAAAG AGTCGTGTCTCCTCTCCAACAACATCATGGATTACTACTTCATCTCTCAGGGTAAAACCACAATTCCAAACGTTGATGACGGTGAAGAATGTACATTGACAGAC CAAGCTTTCGATGTACTTGGTTTCACCCAAGAAGAAAAAGACAACATCTACAAGATCACTGCCTCTGTTATGCACATGGGTTGCATGAAATTCAAGCAAAGGGGTCGTGAAGAACAGGCTGAACCAGATGGCACAGAA GGAGGTGAACAAGTTGCCAAACTTCTGGGTATTGACCAAAATGCCTTGTACCAAGCTTTGTGCAAACCAAGAATCAAAGTCGGTAACGAGTTCGTCACCCAAGGTCGTAATGTCAACCAAGTATCATACTCCGTTGGTGCCATGTCAAAGGCCATGTTTGACAGGCTCTTCAAGTTCTTGGTCAAGAAGTGTAACGAAACTCTTGACACAAAACAAAAGAGACAACACTTCATTGGTGTACTTGATATTGCAGGTTTTGAAATCTTCGAT TTTAACGGCTTTGAGCAGCTCTGCATTAACTTTACTAATGAGAAGCTTCAGCAATTTTTCAACCACCACATGTTTGTGTTGGAACAAGAAGAATACACCAGAGAAGGAATCCATTGGGAATTCATTGACTTTGGAATGGATTTGCTTGCTTGCATTGAACTTATCGAGAAG CCTATGGGTATCCTCTCCATCCTTGAAGAAGAATCTATGTTCCCCAAAGCTACTGACAGGACCTTTGAAGAAAAGTTGAACACCAACCACTTGGGTAAATCACCCAACTTCTTGAAACCAAAACCACCAAAGCCTGGTCAGCAAGCTGCCCACTTCGCCATTGGGCATTATGCTGGTAAT GTACCATACAACATCACCGGTTGGTTGGAAAAGAACAAGGACCCCTTGAACGACACTGTTGTCGATCTCTACAAGAAGGGTACCAATAAACTGTTGGTAGAAATCTTCGCTGATCACCCAGGTCAATCTGGTAGCGCAGCTGATGCTAAAG GTGGACGTGGTAAGAAGGGAGGTGGTTTTGCTACTGTATCTTCTGCCTACAAG GAACAATTGAACAACTTGATGACCACCTTGAGATCTACCCAACCTCACTTCGTACGTTGTATCATTCCCAATGAAATGAAACAACCTGGAGTCATTGATTCTCACTTGGTTATGCACCAGTTGACTTGTAACGGTGTACTTGAAGGTATCCGTATCTGTAGGAAAGGTTTCCCCAACAGGATGGTCTACCCTGACTTCAAACTACG TTATAAAATCTTGAACCCAGCCGCTGTTACTAAGGAATCCGATCCCAAGAAGTGTGCTGGACACATTTTGGATGCTACGGGTCTTGACCCTGAAAATTACCGTCTAGGACACACCAAG GTATTCTTCCGTGCTGGAGTCTTGGGTCAGATGGAAGAACTACGTGACGAACGTCTTGGAAAGATTGTCACCTGGATGCAATCTTGGGCTCGTGGTTACTTGTCCAGGAAGGAGTTCAAGAAACTACAAGAGCAACGTTTGGCTCTCCAAGTTTGCCAGAGGAACTTGCGCAAATACCTAAAGTTGCGCACATGGCCATGGTACAAACTCTGGCAGAAGGTCAGACCACTCCTCAACGTCACCCGTATCGAGGATGAGATTGCT AAACTGGAAGAGAAGGCAAAGAAGGCTGAAGAAGCTTATGAACGTGAATCCAAAGCCAAGAAGGAGCTCGAGGGTCTTTACTCCAAACTTTTGGCTGAAAAGACTGAGCTCTTGAACTCTTTGGAAGGAGAGAAGGGATCTCTTTCTGAAACTCAAGAAAGGGCCAACAAATTGCAAGCCCAGAAGAACGACTTGGAATCTCAACTCCAG GAAACTCAAGACCGTTTGAGCCAAGAAGAGGATGCCCGCAACCAACTTAACCAACAAAAGAAGAAGTTGGAACAAGAAATTGGCGGTTACAAGAAGGACGTTGAAGACTTGGAACTCAATCTCCAAAAGGCTGAACAAGACAAAGCCACTAAGGAACACCAAATCAGAAACTTGAACGATGAAATCGCTCACCAAGACGAGCTCATCAACAAGTTGAACAAAGAGAAGAAACTTTCTGGAGAAAACAACCAGAAGATCTCTGAGGAACTCCAAGCTGCCGAAGACAAAGTCAACCATCTCAACAAGGTTAAAGCCAAATTGGAACAAACCTTGGACGAGCTTGAAGACTCCCTCGAAAGAGAGAAGAAACTTCGTGGAGATGTTGAGAAATCCAAGAGGAAGGTTGAAGGTGACTTGAAACTCACCCAAGAAGCTGTCGCTGACTTGGAACGCAACAAGAAGGAACTCGAACAGACCATCCAACGCAAAGACAAGGAAATCTCATCCCTCACTGCCAAACTGGAGGACGAACAATCCGTTGTTGGAAAACTCCAGAAACAAATCAAGGAACTCCAATCTCGCATCGAAGAATTGGAAGAGGAAGTCGAAGCTGAACGTCAAGCTCGTGCCAAGGCTGAAAAACAACGTGCTGATTTGGCCAGAGAATTGGAAGAACTTGGTGAGCGTTTGGAAGAAGCTGGTGGTGCCACTTCTGCCCAAATCGAACTCAACAAGAAACGTGAGGCTGAACTCGCCAAGCTCCGCAGGGATCTTGAGGAATCCAACATCCAACACGAAAGCACTCTCGCCAACCTTCGCAAGAAGCACAACGATGCTGTTTCCGAAATGGGTGAACAAATCGACCAACTCAACAAACTCAAGGCAAA GGCTGAAAAAGAGAAGGCTCAATACTTCGGCGAACTCAACGACTTACGTGCATCTGTGGACCATTTGGCTAACGAAAAG GCTGCTGTTGAAAAGGTATCCAAACAACTCTCTCAACAACTCAACGACGTTCAGGCTAAACTTGATGAAACCAACCGTACCCTCAATGACTTCGACGCTGCCAAGAAGAAGTTGTCCATCGAGAACTCTGACTTGCTCAGACAACTCGAGGAAGCCGAATCTCAAGTTTCTCAACTCAGCAAGATCAAGGTATCACTCACCACTCAATTGGAAGACACCAAGAGGTTAGCCGATGAAGAAGGTCGCGAACGTGCCACACTCCTTGGCAAATTCCGTAATCTTGAACACGACTTGGACAACATCCGTGAACAAGTTGAGGAAGAAGCTGAAGCTAAGGCTGACATCCAACGTCAACTCAGCAAAGCCAACGCTGAAGCCCAATTGTGGAGACAGAAATACGAATCTGAAGGTATCGCCCGCTCTGAAGAACTTGAAGAAGCTAAGAGGAAACTCCAAGCTCGTTTGGCTGAAGCTGAAGAGACCATCGAATCACTCAACCAGAAAGTCGTTGCCCTCGAGAAGACCAAACAGAGATTGGCTACTGAAGTCGAAGATCTCCAACTCGAAGTCGACCGTGCCAACGCAATTGCCAATGCTGCTGAAAAGAAACAGAAGGCATTCGACAAAATCATTGGAGAATGGAAACTCAAGGTTGACGACCTTGCTGCTGAACTTGACGCCAGCCAGAAGGAATGCAGAAACTACTCCACCGAATTGTTCAGACTCAAGGGAGCTTACGAAGAAGGACAAGAACAATTGGAAGCTGTCAGACGTGAAAACAAGAACTTGGCTGATGAAGTCAAGGACCTTCTTGACCAAATCGGCGAAGGTGGACGCAACATCCATGAAATCGAAAAGGCCAGGAAACGTTTGGAAGCTGAAAAGGACGAATTACAAGCCGCTCTCGAAGAAGCTGAAGCCGCTCTTGAACAGGAAGAAAACAAGGTACTCCGTGCCCAATTGGAACTCTCTCAAGTACGTCAAGAAATCGACCGCCGCATCCAAGAGAAAGAGGAGGAATTCGAAAACACCAGGAAGAACCACCAACGTGCCCTCGACTCCATGCAAGCTTCCCTCGAGGCTGAAGCCAAGGGTAAAGCTGAGGCCCTTCGCATGAAGAAGAAGTTGGAAGCCGACATCAACGAACTCGAAATTGCATTGGACCACGCCAACAAG GCTAATGCTGAGGCCCAAAAGACCATCAAACGCTACCAACAACAACTCAAGGATACCCAGACTGCCCTCGAAGAAGAACAACGTGCACGTGACGAAGCCCGTGAACAACTTGGAATCTCTGAACGTCGTGCTAATGCTCTTCAGAACGAACTTGAAGAATCTCGCACACTTTTGGAACAAGCTGACCGTGCCAGACGTCAAGCTGAACAAGAATTGGGAGATGCCCATGAACAACTCAACGACCTCTCCGCCCAGAACTCATCCTTGTCTGCTGCCAAGAGGAAACTCGAAAGCGAACTCCAAACCCTCCACTCCGACCTCGACGAACTTCTCAACGAAGCCAAGAACTCCGAAGAGAAGGCCAAGAAGGCTATGGTTGATGCTGCCCGTCTAGCTGATGAACTCAGAGCCGAACAAGACCACGCTCAAACTCAAGAAAAACTCCGCAAGGCCCTCGAAACACAAATCAAGGACCTCCAAGTTCGTCTTGATGAAGCCGAGGCCAATGCCCTTAAGGGAGGAAAGAAGGCCATCCAGAAATTGGAACAACGTGTCAGAGAATTGGAGAACGAATTAGACGGAGAACAGAGGAGACACGCTGACGCCCAGAAGAACCTCAGGAAGTCCGAGAGACGTATCAAGGAATTGAGCTTCCAGGCTGAAGAAGACCGCAAGAACCACGAACGTATGCAAGACTTGGTTGACAAACTCCAACAGAAGATCAAGACCTACAAGAGGCAGATCGAAGAAGCCGAAGAAATTGCTGCCCTCAACTTGGCCAAATTCCGCAAGGCACAACAGGAATTGGAAGAAGCTGAAGAACGCGCTGATCTTGCCGAACAAGCTATTTCCAAATTCAGAGCGAAGGGACGTGCCCCATCTGTCACCAGAGGAGCCAGCCCAGCA CCTCGCCAACGCGCCCTTGATGGCTTAGGAGGAACCTTCCCACCTAGGTTCGACCTTGCAAATGAAGATTTTTAA